GCAGGATCGCTCAAAGGAGCTTGCCCCTCTAAAAGAGGGCGTTGCAGCGCTCGAAAAGAGCATCTCAACTCTTGAACGTTCGATTATTACGGCTCAGGAGCAACTTGCAAGGGCTTCAAATAATGGGGATGCTGGGGAGATCAGAAAAAACTCGCAGGCGCTCGCCGCGGCACAGAGGGAGCTTGAGAAGCAGATTTCAAGCTGGGAGGATGAGACCCGTAAGATAGAGCAGCTCGAAAAACGATTTGTAGAGCAGCTCAAGGTTTTTGATTAGTAGAGGGAGTGATCAGCCGGTCCCTGTAAAACCGCTATATTAAGGAGATCGTAACTAGTCAGCATAAACTAAGGACGATTGCACACGTAGGAACTCTGTACCAACCCCTCAGGGGTCGATTTGCAGAGCAAATCGGGGGTGAAAACATTAACTGGTCACAAAATCAGTCGTCCCCGATCAGGGGACGACCAATCGAATTACCTATGAAACTTCGCCGTAATCTCAATAGATTGAATCGCGACATTAGATTACGGTGACCAGTTAACCAGATCTTATGCCTAAGCTCTCTGTGGTAACTGGGACTTCTACTGTATCGAGCGACGTTAAAAGAGTGGCTGCCACATATCAAGCTTGGAGGGCGCAGGGAGGTCTTGAGTTATAGGCATATCTTTGCGCTGCCATATCGCAAAGCGCGAATCCTGGTAGCTCTCTCGCCACTCAGGTGTGAGCGCTTGAAGCTCTTGGTTTGAGACTAAAGCACGCGAAACAAGGATATGCGACGGATCTAACGCTTTGAGAGCGGCTTTGCCCTCTGCTGTTGAAAATTGAAATGCAGTAGAGACCTGCTCAACGGTTTGTTGAGGATACACCTCTTCATAGCGCCCATCGAGGGAGATCTTAAAGCGGGGATAGAGCCGCCAAAGCGCAAAACTTCCGTTGTTAAAGTCCACAAGCAACTTGCCGCTTGCGCCGTTAATTCGTAGCCATTGCATTGCATGCACCGGATAGCTTGAATAATTTATGGAGAATGTTGCAGGGCGCGTAAGCAGCCGAAAGGAGTCGAGCAAGAAAAAGATCGCCAAACCCGTTACTGCTAGAGCTAGGGCGCGCTCAAATCGTATTGCTCGTGTTGGCAGGACGCCTCTTAACCAATTAATTGTAACAGATATGTATTCGGCGCCGAATATCGCAAAGGTTATCATCATAAAGGCTCCGAGTCTGATGTGACGGAACCCGCAGTAGAGCGCAAAGATAATAAAAGTAATAGCCAAGCGATCGCGTGCTGAGCGCGTGAGTGCAATCCCAGAGATAATGGGTAAACAGAGTAGAATTGAAGCTATAAAAGAGCTCCGATCATGAAACAGTGAAAACCACTCCTCTATACTGGGGCGCTCCATCAGCAGGGCGCTACCCAGGTATGATATAAAGGTTGAAAAACCGTAGGGGGTTACAAAGGGAGCTAAGCTACATAGCAGCGCAATCACAGTTATCAATTTATATTGTTTGCGCCGAAATATAGCGAATATCGCAAAGATCCAGATGACGATCATTCCAAGAGCGTAGCCCCCGTGCATATTGACCCATGCGATTGAAAGGATCGGTAGGAGCACGATATAACGAATACTCGCGAGCCGTTGATATTGAATTAGTGCAAAGTAGGTAAAGGCGAGAAAGAGGTATGTAAACCCCTGACACCGGAGGGTGCTGCTCCAAGCGAACGAGGCGTGCAGCATACAGAGGCTAATCCAGACAGAGAGCCCCGCAGGGTTTGTTGCAGAGCTTGAGGCATAGCTGCGCGCCGCACGAATTACAAAGATAGTAGCCCAGAGCGCCAACGTTAATTTAAGAGCTATTAGCCCCACCTCGCCGTAGTGTGAGATAACGAACCAGAACACAACCCCAGAGAGCCACTCGTGATCGATCCAAAGCGGTAGGGTAGGGGTAAAGGCAAAGGGATCAATCAGGGGTATGGCACCGTGTGCCTGAACGAGCCTGCCGACGGCAACCCGGGCAAATAGATCTGGGTCAGCTTCAGAGGGTGAGAGTAGCCGCCACGCCATAATCATTAACGGCAGAAGAAACAACGCAAATGGCGAGGCCAGAGTATTGCGAAGTTTATCGAGGGCTTTTTCGTAACTAGTCAGCATGCATTAATAACAATCGCACATGTTGGTGCTCTCTGCTAACCCCTCAGAGGGAGATCTGCGCAGCAAGTAGGGGGATGGTTATAAGGTATTACTAGACCATTCTAGCTCGGATCTCGAGTGACAAAGCAAGGCGCTAAAAATACTCCTTTAAAAACAACAGATCTTGCTCGCTCAGAGGCTCTGAGCCGGTCGCCATAGCCACAGAGGGCAGGTGCAATTGCACCTCACTTGAAAGCCTGTTAAAGCCGAGCTTCTCATAAATCTTAGGATCAACTTCAGAGAAGAGCATGAAGCGTACCTGCGGGTCCTCTAATCGAAGGAGCTCCATTACGGCGCGAACCAGAGTAGTTCCGTAGCCCCTCCTGCGGTGCTCTAAATGCACAGAAAGCGACGCTATGCCTATGAGGCCCCGCGCGAAGCGGAGGGTATTGAGGTTTGCAACGATCTCCCCACCGGGGAGTTCGAAAAGATAGCGCACCCCACGAATATGATTCCTATCCTGTGCGTAACTGGCGATGAATTCATCAAGCGAAGTCCCTTGCCCCCACGCATCATAACCAAAGGCTAGCACAGTAGCTTCATCTTGAGGGGCGACCACACGAACCTTGCCAACTTCGGTAAAGCGCAGCTTTCCCATAGCTAGCTCCTCATGAAACATCTCGTAGGGACGAATCCATAGCGATGAGAGGTTATTATTATAGAGCGTTCGATACACCTCATGTGGCTCACAGCTCTCTGAATGAAGCGCCGTAGCTATTTTGAGGTAAAGCATCCCCTTGGTGTGTCGATAAATAATCCACATATTAGCGAGATCTCCTAGCCGTTTTAAAGAGATGCAAACGAGCCCAGATAGATAATAGATTAGGTGAGTAGTTGGTGTCTTTAGGGGAACCTAAAGATTTTACTTGACTCACGAACAAGTAAAATTAAAACGTTAAGGGCCGTGATGCACAGGTAGGTTATCTACTTTTGCATTTGAGTCCAGGACCTAACAAACGATCTATCTAGCACTGTCAGGACTAGCGGCAGGAAAATGAGCACAAGAGCACACAACACGTATGTAACTCTGCTCTTTCCTAGAAACATCTCCCGCATTATTGTTGCGGTTGATGCTCCTCCTTGTAGCCCAGCTCCGATCTTGTCCCCTATCATTAATTTGATAAGGTTCTTGCCCCCGACAATAAATTCGATCGGGTACACGAAGCCCGATGATGCTAAATCCTGCAGGGCCACCTGATCCTCACAGATTGCCATATACGCCGAACGTTGCTCCATGTTCGGGAGCATACGGACATCATCCGCAGCTCTCCAAGTGGTAACTAGACCACTTACAACGTACAACAACAGCGAAACCCGACAGATCTGCCCAAAACTAGTAACCATTTTCAACTCCTAACCTAAGTGAAGGAAACAAAAGAGACCGCCCTTCCACCAGCTTTGCCAGGCGGGTCGAAGGGGGGCTCTATCATCACCATCACAAGACAGGAGAAAAACCTTTATAAGACACCAACTACTCTCACAAGCGCATGCTTGGGACAGGGGTCGCGGTCTTATATGTTAGGTATGGGGAGA
The sequence above is a segment of the Pseudomonadota bacterium genome. Coding sequences within it:
- a CDS encoding GNAT family N-acetyltransferase, which gives rise to MWIIYRHTKGMLYLKIATALHSESCEPHEVYRTLYNNNLSSLWIRPYEMFHEELAMGKLRFTEVGKVRVVAPQDEATVLAFGYDAWGQGTSLDEFIASYAQDRNHIRGVRYLFELPGGEIVANLNTLRFARGLIGIASLSVHLEHRRRGYGTTLVRAVMELLRLEDPQVRFMLFSEVDPKIYEKLGFNRLSSEVQLHLPSVAMATGSEPLSEQDLLFLKEYF